One window of Quercus robur chromosome 5, dhQueRobu3.1, whole genome shotgun sequence genomic DNA carries:
- the LOC126726655 gene encoding receptor-like protein kinase FERONIA, with protein sequence MEGISQSISKLLRPSGKGRSDEKKQNYSSDLPEGLCRRFSVGEIKKATNDFADDLVIGEGGFGKVYKGFIDDRGISVAIKRFKTSSRQGVVELTNEVVLLCQIRHPNLIPLIGYCIDKGARCLVYEFMVNGNLRQHIFICGTDHDPLPWKQRLAICIGVARGLHYLQTGLKHTIIHRDVNMNNILLDEKLEAKLGDFGFSKMGPPSLSKALIRIESRIVGTIGYMAPEYALFGDLTDKSDVFSFGLVLFELLCGRSTFDRNLEKGRRDLFSWASKCKQEGTISEIIDPYLMGKIAPLCFKIYFGIASSCVRMEGKDRPAMGEVEVGLERALQLQENADAAREEGEYDYPIDELTCSDSPIFENSFSDSDNTEFSYND encoded by the coding sequence ATGGAAGGTATATCTCAGTCTATTTCAAAGTTATTAAGGCCGTCCGGGAAGGGAAGGTCAGacgaaaaaaaacaaaattactcTTCAGATCTTCCTGAGGGATTATGTCGTCGATTTTCAGTCGGTGAGATCAAGAAAGCTACCAATGACTTCGCTGACGATTTAGTAATTGGTGAGGGGGGTTTTGGCAAAGTCTATAAGGGATTTATTGATGACCGAGGCATAAGCGTTGCAATAAAGCGTTTTAAAACCAGCTCAAGACAGGGTGTTGTCGAGTTAACGAACGAGGTGGTGTTGCTTTGCCAGATACGCCACCCTAACCTCATCCCTCTCATCGGATATTGTATTGATAAAGGCGCACGGTGCCTTGTCTACGAATTCATGGTCAATGGAAACCTGCGCCAACACATCTTCATCTGCGGCACTGACCACGATCCCCTCCCGTGGAAACAAAGACTAGCGATTTGCATCGGAGTCGCGCGTGGACTGCACTATCTACAGACTGGGCTAAAGCATACTATTATCCACCGTGACGTGAATATGAACAACATTCTGTTGGACGAGAAATTGGAAGCCAAGTTGGGAGATTTCGGGTTTTCCAAAATGGGTCCCCCGAGTTTGTCAAAGGCTTTAATTAGGATCGAATCTAGAATTGTGGGTACTATTGGTTACATGGCTCCTGAGTATGCCCTGTTTGGAGACCTGACTGATAAATCCGACGTCTTCTCTTTTGGTTTGGTACTGTTTGAACTACTCTGTGGCAGATCAACATTTGATCGGAATTTAGAAAAGGGACGGCGTGATCTGTTTAGCTGGGCCAGCAAATGTAAACAAGAAGGGACCATCAGTGAGATAATTGATCCGTATCTGATGGGGAAGATAGCTCCATTGTGTTTCAAGATTTACTTCGGCATTGCGAGTTCTTGCGTGCGAATGGAGGGAAAGGATCGTCCAGCAATGGGTGAAGTGGAGGTAGGACTTGAACGTGCACTGCAGTTGCAAGAGAACGCAGATGCTGCAAGGGAGGAAGGTGAATATGACTATCCCATTGATGAATTGACCTGTAGTGATTCACCAATATTTGAGAATTCTTTTTCGGATTCAGATAACACCGAATTTTCCTACAATGATTAA